From Bradyrhizobium erythrophlei:
CCCTGGATGATCCGCTGGATCACCTTCATCTACGCCGGCTTCTGGGGCGGCGTGTCCGGGCTGCTTTATGTCTATTACAACAAATATATCCACCCCACGTCGCTCTCCACCACGAGTTCGGCGGAGGCCTTGCTCGGCGTGATCGCCGGAGGGTCGGGAACATTGGGTGGCCCCGTCGTCGGCGCGGCGCTGGTGCTGCTGTTGAAGAATTACGCCTCGGCCTATATCGAGCGCTGGAACATGCTGCTGGGTCTGGTGTTCCTGTTCATCGTTCTGGTGATGCCGACCGGCATCGTTCCCGGCCTGAGCAGGCTGGCGGCGACGCTGCGCAGGGGACCGCGATGATCCCGCTGACATCCGATTACGCCCTTGAAGTCGTCAACCTGAAGAAGGCGTTCGGCGGCCTCACGGTCACGCACAACGTTTCGCTTGCGATCAAGCCAGGTGAACGCCGCCTGATCATCGGCCCGAACGGCGCCGGCAAGACCACGCTGTTCAACCAGATCAGCGGCGACCTGCGGCCGAACGCCGGTGCGATCCGGCTGTTCGGCACCGACATCACGTTTTTCACCCCTTACAAGCGCGCGCATTTCGGGCTTTCGCGCACCTACCAGATCATCACGCTATTTTTCGGCGATACGCTCGAACACAATGTCACGCTCGGCCTGCTCGGCCTGCGGCCCTCGCGTTGGCAGATGTGGCGGCCGATTTCCCATTACAGCGATCTTGCGACCGAAGCCCGCCGGACCCTCGACGCGGTCGGACTTCTGCATCTGGCGGAACATCCGGTGTCTGATATTGCCTATGGCGAAAAGCGCCGCGTCGAACTCGCCATGGCGCTGGCGCAGAAGCCGCGGGTGCTGCTGCTGGACGAACCGCTGGCGGGTCTTTCCAACACCGAGCGATCGCAGGTGAAGTCGCTGATCGCCTCGATCCCGCGGGAGACCACCGTGATCATGATCGAGCATGACATGGATACGGCGCTCGACCTTGCCGAAACCGTGACACTTCTGAATTACGGCCGCGTCATCGTCGATGGCGAACGTGACGCCGTGATTGCTGATGCGCGAACGCGTGAGGTGTATCTTGGCGCCTGACGCACTCAGCCTGACCAATGTGCATTCCTATTACGGCGACAGCCACATCCTGCACGGCGTAAGCTTTTCCTTGGCTCCGGGCGGCGTACTGGCGCTGTTGGGGCGCAATGGCGCGGGAAAGACCACCTGCATCTCGACGATTATCGGCTTCCTGAAACCGCGGGATGGGGAGATCAGGCTGTTCGGTGAGCCGATCCAGGGGCTCAGCCCCGAACGCATCTCCCACCTCGGCATCGGTCTTGTTCCGCAAGGCCGCCGAATTTTTCCGTCACTGACGGTTCGGGAAAACCTTGTGGTGGCCCAGCAGCGCGGGAGCACCACGGACAGGCCGTGGAATGTCGAGCGGATCTACACTATGTTTCCGCGGCTGCGCGAGCGCCACGCTCAAATTGCCGGCACACTGTCGGGCGGCGAACTGCAGATGCTGGCCATCGGACGGGCACTGATGGGCAATCCACGGGTGCTGCTGCTTGACGAGCCGTCGGAGGGTCTGGCGCCTTTAATCGTCGCGGAAGTGGGCCGCACCATCCGCCGTCTGAAGGAAGAAGGACAATCGATCGTTCTGGTCGAACAGAACCTCCAACTGGCGCTCGACGTTGCGGATCAGGCTGTCATCCTCAACACCGGACGCTGTGCGTTCGCCGGGCCAGCTGCCGGCGTCTTGACCAACGAAGATTTGATCGCGCAAAATCTTGGCGTGTTTCATGCTCAATAATTCAATATCCAGTCAAAGATGAGGTCAGACCATGAAGATCGGTATATGCGGAACTGGACGAATGGGATCGGCGATCGCGCAGCGATTGATGTCGGCAGGACATGAAATCGAGGTGTGGAATCGCAATTCGGCCAAGACAAAGCCTCTGGTCGATGCCGGCGCGAAGGCGTTCGCGTCGCCCGCCGAACTCGTCGACGGGTCCGAAGTCACCATCGTGATGTTGCTGAACGACGCCGCGACAGAAGCGGTTTACGGCGCGCCGAATGGCATCCTGAAGGCCAAACTCGCGGGCAAGCTCGTGATCGATATGAGCACGATCCGCCCCGAGACCATGAAGACGAACGGTTCTGCGGCATTGCAGCAGGGCGCCGCCTTCGTCGAATGTCCGGTCGGCGGAAGCACCGCGCCGGCGAAGGAAGGCAAGCTGCTCGGCCTTGTCGGGGGATCGAAGGCGGACGTCACCCGGGCGATGCCGATCATGGAGCAAATGTGCCGACGCATCGAACATGTCGGCGACATCGGCGCCGGTTCGATGATGAAGCTCGCGGTCAACCTGCCGCTTCTGGTGTATTGGCAGGCGCTCGGCGAAGCCCTGACGATCTGCAAGCCGCTCAACCTTCCGGCCGACCGGCTGATCGATATCCTGACCGACACATCAGGCGCGCCGACCGCCATGAAGGGCCGCGGGCCGGTTATCGCCAAGGTGCTGGGCGGTGCGCCGCTCGGCGAAACAGCTTTCGGTCTCAATGCCGCGACCAAGGACCTCGCCTGTGCGGTTCAATTCGGCGCATCCCTTCATGCCGAGATGCCGGTCACGGCCAGCGCACTCGCCTGCTACCAGGAAGCGGAAGCCGCCGGCCTGGGCGACGCCGACGCCACCGCGGTATCGACCCGCTGGACCCAGCGCAAGGCCACGTCGTAGTCCCCTCAAGCGTCACGTTCCCCGCACATTCATTCAACCGCAGAGCCAATTCAGATGATCGATCGCAAGAACCGTTATGGACGTACCGCCGCACGTATCCACGACGCCGACG
This genomic window contains:
- a CDS encoding NAD(P)-dependent oxidoreductase, producing MGSAIAQRLMSAGHEIEVWNRNSAKTKPLVDAGAKAFASPAELVDGSEVTIVMLLNDAATEAVYGAPNGILKAKLAGKLVIDMSTIRPETMKTNGSAALQQGAAFVECPVGGSTAPAKEGKLLGLVGGSKADVTRAMPIMEQMCRRIEHVGDIGAGSMMKLAVNLPLLVYWQALGEALTICKPLNLPADRLIDILTDTSGAPTAMKGRGPVIAKVLGGAPLGETAFGLNAATKDLACAVQFGASLHAEMPVTASALACYQEAEAAGLGDADATAVSTRWTQRKATS
- a CDS encoding ABC transporter ATP-binding protein; amino-acid sequence: MIPLTSDYALEVVNLKKAFGGLTVTHNVSLAIKPGERRLIIGPNGAGKTTLFNQISGDLRPNAGAIRLFGTDITFFTPYKRAHFGLSRTYQIITLFFGDTLEHNVTLGLLGLRPSRWQMWRPISHYSDLATEARRTLDAVGLLHLAEHPVSDIAYGEKRRVELAMALAQKPRVLLLDEPLAGLSNTERSQVKSLIASIPRETTVIMIEHDMDTALDLAETVTLLNYGRVIVDGERDAVIADARTREVYLGA
- a CDS encoding ABC transporter ATP-binding protein, yielding MRERVRCILAPDALSLTNVHSYYGDSHILHGVSFSLAPGGVLALLGRNGAGKTTCISTIIGFLKPRDGEIRLFGEPIQGLSPERISHLGIGLVPQGRRIFPSLTVRENLVVAQQRGSTTDRPWNVERIYTMFPRLRERHAQIAGTLSGGELQMLAIGRALMGNPRVLLLDEPSEGLAPLIVAEVGRTIRRLKEEGQSIVLVEQNLQLALDVADQAVILNTGRCAFAGPAAGVLTNEDLIAQNLGVFHAQ